TTCGACCAGCCGTTTGTCCAGGGACAGAATTTCGGGGCGTATATGGATACGGTGTTGATGGGGAAGATCAACGGCGGCGGTTGGGTGGCGATCAACGCCCTGCCGACCTCGGCGCACACGATCTGGGGGGTGCTGGCTGGCAAGTGGCTTAGAGAAGATCGGCCGGCCGCCGAAAAAATCCGGGCGCTGCTCCTCTGGGGCGCTGCCGGTCTGGCCGTGGGGTACGGATTGGATGGGGCCGGCGTGACGCCGATCATCAAGCGGATCTGCACGAGCTCGTTCGTGCTGGTTTCGGGCGGCTGGTGCCTGGTGGCGCTGGCGGCCGTCTATGCGCTGGTCGATGTAAAAGGTTACAGGCGATTCGCGCCATTTTTTGTTGTGATCGGGGCCAACTCCATCTTTATTTACCTGTTCAGCGAAACCGTTGGCAAACAGTGGGTGAACGGCTTCGTGGGCATCTTCACCAACGGCGTCCTCGCCTGGATCCACACCCCCGAGGTGCTCGCCGCCGTCGTCACCGCGTTCACCGTGCTGCTTCTGGAATGGGGCCTGTGCCTGGCCCTGTACCGCCGGGGCTGGTTCTTTAAAGTGTAAGAAAGTGACGTTACGCGTTGCACGTTTTTTCGTTATGCATTTGATGTTCTCATCTACGTAATTCGGCTCCCGATTGCCGTTTAAAGGCTGATCGCATAACGTTCAACCTATTAACGAGTAACGTCAGTAAGTAAGCGTCTGCCTCTCTTTGGCCCGCATCTTGCGGACGGTTTTTGCATCGCACACGCTGAGCGCCGCACCTCATCCCCGGCCCGCGCCAGCCTCTCTATCGCGCCCCTCCTACCCGGTTCTGGTTATGCAACAGACGCTGCTCGCCCTCGGCGCGTTGCTGATCGTCACGACGATTTCGATGAATCAGCAGCGGTCCATTTTTATGTTACAGCGCACGGCGTACCTGCGCGAGCTCGAAGCCGCCGCCAGCGATTATGCCCAGCTCCGGCTCAGCGAGGTCGCCAGCTTTGCGTTCGACGAAGCTCGTGTTGGGATGGCAACCCTCAATACCGACTTCGCCGACCTGACTTCTTCCGGCGCATTCGGCGTGGAAAGCGGCGAAACGG
This window of the Rhodothermales bacterium genome carries:
- a CDS encoding DUF5009 domain-containing protein; its protein translation is LHPLPLMTPIPPLGARPSHRLVSLDVFRGLIMFLLVAEAAEVYDALGDAAAGTPWLKGIVQQFHHHPWNGLRFWDLIQPFFMFIVGVAMVFSLQRRRDRGEAWGQTLRHIVTRCALLLAFGVGLHCVYAGELVWELWNVLSQLSVTILVAFLLFNLPFRTQLIISLALLGLTEVLYRTFPIPGFDQPFVQGQNFGAYMDTVLMGKINGGGWVAINALPTSAHTIWGVLAGKWLREDRPAAEKIRALLLWGAAGLAVGYGLDGAGVTPIIKRICTSSFVLVSGGWCLVALAAVYALVDVKGYRRFAPFFVVIGANSIFIYLFSETVGKQWVNGFVGIFTNGVLAWIHTPEVLAAVVTAFTVLLLEWGLCLALYRRGWFFKV